A genomic region of Gemmata massiliana contains the following coding sequences:
- a CDS encoding DUF58 domain-containing protein, which yields MTNPLDPTVLSRIDRLELEARLAVEGYLAGKHRSPRQGLAVEFAQHREYAPGDDVKHIDWAVYARTKRYFLKQYEQETNLVAWLVVDASESMGYGSGTRTKYDLASTAAAAMAYLVLQQADTVGLSLVANGVRAFLRPSGQMNQLREACRVMSSGPFPGGDGIARGVDELAGRTGRRGVVFLFSDLLDDVPDILAALQHLRYQKHEVILFHTLDAAELDFPFRQTTLFRGLEGLPEILTDPSGIRDSYLKALHDHIDAIETGCRRLEIDYVRLRTDADLGHDLAAYLQKRHGR from the coding sequence GTGACGAACCCCCTCGACCCCACCGTACTCTCGCGCATCGACCGCCTCGAACTGGAGGCGCGACTCGCGGTGGAGGGCTACCTCGCGGGCAAGCACCGCAGCCCACGTCAGGGTTTGGCCGTCGAATTCGCCCAGCACCGCGAGTACGCCCCCGGCGACGACGTGAAGCACATCGATTGGGCCGTGTACGCGCGCACCAAGCGTTACTTCCTCAAGCAGTACGAGCAGGAAACTAACCTCGTCGCGTGGCTCGTCGTGGACGCGAGCGAGTCAATGGGTTACGGCTCCGGTACCCGCACGAAGTACGACCTCGCGTCCACCGCGGCGGCGGCGATGGCGTACCTCGTGCTCCAACAAGCCGACACGGTGGGCCTCAGTCTGGTCGCGAACGGCGTGCGCGCGTTCCTTCGACCGTCCGGTCAGATGAACCAGCTCCGGGAAGCGTGCCGCGTCATGAGCAGCGGACCGTTTCCCGGTGGAGACGGGATCGCACGCGGCGTGGACGAACTGGCCGGGCGCACCGGGCGCCGAGGGGTCGTATTTCTGTTCAGCGACCTACTCGACGACGTGCCCGACATTCTCGCCGCGCTCCAGCACCTGCGCTATCAGAAACACGAAGTGATCCTCTTCCACACGCTCGACGCGGCCGAACTCGACTTCCCGTTCCGGCAGACCACGCTGTTCCGCGGGCTCGAAGGGTTACCAGAAATCCTCACTGATCCGTCCGGCATCCGCGACAGTTACCTGAAAGCACTTCACGACCACATCGACGCGATCGAAACCGGGTGCCGGAGGCTCGAAATCGACTACGTCCGGCTCCGCACCGACGCGGACCTCGGCCACGACCTCGCCGCGTACCTCCAAAAGCGCCACGGGCGGTAA
- a CDS encoding AAA family ATPase produces the protein MPVRAEPVGLSGDDAHAVDQLRAASERILEECGKVIVGQQDVMELLLIALLAQGHALLVGVPGLAKTLMIRTLADSMNLTFNRVQFTPDLIPTDITGTRMIEDDPETHRPVFKFLPGPLFANVVLADEVNRTPPKTQSALLEAMQEKQVTVAGVRHQLPDPFFVLATQNPIEQEGTYPLPEAQQDRFMFTVNVGYPNEEEEFRIIEATTSAVRSQPQRVVGGEELMAMQRLVRKVPAAGFVIRYAMKIARLTRPGTQDGEAPDPNVPDFVKKYVTWGAGPRAGQNLILAAKARALLRGRTYVATEDVKAVAMPVMRHRVVTNYNADADRVTPDEIVRKLLALVPARATE, from the coding sequence GTGCCGGTGAGAGCGGAACCCGTCGGTCTGAGCGGTGACGACGCGCACGCAGTGGATCAACTGCGAGCCGCCAGCGAGCGCATCCTCGAAGAGTGCGGCAAGGTCATCGTGGGTCAGCAGGACGTGATGGAACTGCTGCTCATCGCGCTCCTGGCGCAGGGCCACGCGCTACTCGTGGGCGTGCCCGGGCTGGCGAAGACGCTCATGATCCGCACGCTCGCGGACAGCATGAACCTCACGTTCAACCGCGTGCAGTTCACCCCCGACCTCATCCCGACCGACATCACCGGTACGCGGATGATCGAGGACGACCCGGAAACGCACCGCCCGGTGTTCAAATTCCTCCCCGGCCCTTTGTTCGCCAACGTGGTGCTCGCGGACGAGGTGAACCGCACGCCGCCCAAAACGCAGTCGGCGCTGCTGGAGGCGATGCAGGAGAAGCAAGTGACGGTCGCCGGGGTCCGGCACCAGCTCCCCGACCCGTTCTTCGTGCTCGCGACCCAGAACCCGATCGAACAGGAAGGCACGTACCCGCTGCCCGAAGCGCAGCAAGACCGCTTCATGTTCACGGTTAACGTGGGTTACCCGAACGAAGAGGAAGAGTTCCGGATCATCGAAGCCACCACGTCCGCGGTCCGTTCACAACCTCAGCGCGTTGTGGGTGGCGAAGAACTCATGGCGATGCAGCGGCTCGTGCGCAAGGTGCCCGCGGCCGGGTTCGTGATCCGCTATGCGATGAAGATCGCCCGCCTCACGCGCCCCGGTACCCAGGATGGCGAGGCGCCCGACCCGAACGTGCCGGACTTCGTGAAGAAGTACGTGACGTGGGGTGCGGGTCCGCGTGCCGGGCAGAACCTGATCCTCGCGGCAAAAGCCCGTGCCCTGCTCCGCGGGCGCACCTACGTCGCGACCGAGGACGTGAAAGCCGTCGCGATGCCCGTAATGCGCCACCGCGTCGTCACCAACTACAACGCCGATGCCGACCGGGTCACGCCCGACGAGATCGTGCGAAAGCTCCTCGCACTCGTCCCGGCGCGGGCCACCGAGTGA
- a CDS encoding c-type cytochrome domain-containing protein yields the protein MRNLLALAVLLALASLARAQEKIDFARDVLPVLSNHCFQCHGPDEKARKGDLRLDTKEDALRKQGAVIVPGKSSESEFVKRLESADPGEVMPPRKANKPLKPEQVATLKKWIDQGASWGTHWSFVKPARPIPPSTKYPIQNPIDKFVFARLEKEALTPRPRRTRSDSSAA from the coding sequence ATGCGCAATCTCCTCGCGCTGGCCGTGCTGCTCGCCCTCGCTTCACTCGCTCGCGCACAAGAGAAGATCGACTTCGCGCGCGACGTCCTCCCCGTCCTGTCGAACCACTGTTTCCAGTGCCACGGACCGGACGAAAAGGCGCGCAAAGGCGATCTGCGCCTCGACACGAAGGAAGACGCGCTGCGGAAACAGGGCGCGGTCATTGTGCCCGGCAAGAGCAGCGAAAGCGAGTTCGTCAAGCGCCTTGAATCGGCCGACCCGGGCGAGGTGATGCCGCCGCGCAAGGCCAACAAGCCCCTGAAACCCGAGCAGGTCGCGACACTCAAAAAGTGGATCGATCAGGGCGCGTCGTGGGGCACCCACTGGTCGTTCGTCAAACCCGCGCGCCCGATCCCCCCGAGCACAAAGTATCCGATACAAAATCCGATCGACAAATTCGTGTTCGCGCGGCTCGAAAAAGAGGCACTCACCCCTCGCCCGAGGCGGACAAGGAGCGACTCATCCGCCGCGTGA
- a CDS encoding GDP-L-fucose synthase family protein, whose amino-acid sequence MDLRNKRILVTGGGGFLGRHVVAELRQVGCTSLFTPRRAEYDLTDADAVRQVLDWSRPDVVIHLAAVVGGIGANRKYPGTFLYDNLMMGVQLIEACRRRGLEKFVCAGTICAYPKFTPVPFKEEDLWNGYPEETNAPYGLAKKMLLAQLQAYQQEFNFPGTYVLPVNLYGPWDNFDLQSSHVIPALIRKCVDAHAAGVPEVPVWGTGQATREFLYVADAARGIRLAAERLETPDPINLGSGHEIAIRDLAQMIADHVGYRGTLKFDPTQPDGQPRRCLDTSRAKAMIGFEATTTLTRGLADTIAWYRAQLSAPTRVAA is encoded by the coding sequence ATGGACCTTCGGAACAAGCGAATCCTGGTGACCGGCGGCGGCGGGTTCCTCGGTCGGCACGTCGTGGCGGAACTGCGGCAAGTGGGTTGCACGAGCCTGTTCACCCCGCGCCGGGCCGAGTACGACCTGACCGACGCCGACGCGGTGCGCCAGGTACTCGATTGGAGCCGCCCGGACGTGGTGATTCACCTCGCGGCCGTTGTCGGCGGGATCGGTGCGAACCGCAAGTACCCCGGCACGTTCCTCTACGACAATCTGATGATGGGCGTGCAGCTCATTGAGGCGTGCCGGCGCCGCGGGCTGGAAAAGTTCGTTTGCGCTGGGACCATCTGCGCGTACCCGAAATTCACCCCGGTGCCGTTCAAGGAAGAGGACTTGTGGAACGGCTACCCGGAGGAGACTAACGCTCCTTACGGGCTGGCGAAGAAGATGCTGCTCGCGCAGCTCCAGGCGTACCAGCAGGAGTTCAACTTCCCCGGTACTTACGTGCTGCCGGTGAACTTGTACGGCCCGTGGGATAACTTCGATTTGCAATCCTCGCACGTGATTCCGGCGCTGATCCGCAAGTGTGTGGACGCGCATGCCGCAGGGGTGCCGGAGGTTCCGGTGTGGGGCACCGGTCAGGCGACGCGCGAGTTCCTTTACGTCGCGGACGCGGCCCGGGGTATCCGCCTCGCGGCCGAGCGCCTCGAAACCCCGGACCCGATCAACCTCGGTTCCGGGCACGAAATTGCGATCCGCGACTTGGCCCAAATGATTGCCGATCACGTCGGGTATCGCGGAACACTGAAGTTCGACCCGACCCAACCAGACGGGCAACCGCGGCGGTGCCTGGACACGAGCCGCGCGAAAGCGATGATCGGGTTCGAGGCCACAACGACACTGACACGCGGGCTCGCGGACACCATCGCGTGGTACCGCGCACAACTTTCGGCGCCGACCCGAGTCGCCGCCTGA
- a CDS encoding glycosyltransferase family 2 protein, which translates to MSSEPDTNAAEYPIIVGMERRVQELANQVQVLQQELGRLKAYTRPRLPWKFWIRHQIKVLLDLRVVLGKLSFTDPVKVVGVPKWYHTKPALKNPPVISIATPSYNQGDFLECTMRSVLDQEYPKLQYVVQDGGSTDSTAGVLAQYKSRLHHCEMRKDRGQSHAINLGLAHTDGEIMAYLNSDDILLPGSLHAVAKYFEDHPDVDVVYGHRVLINQQGDEIGRWVLPPHDTDVLKWADYVPQETMFWRRRIWDKVGGIDESFRFAMDWDLISRFVDAGAKFYRMPRFLGAFRIHDSSKTMTVVNTHGQEEMTKLRRRMHGRDVTPQEIQKGIRRYLGWHVVYNRLYRLGLVRY; encoded by the coding sequence ATGAGCTCGGAGCCTGATACCAACGCTGCGGAGTACCCCATTATTGTGGGGATGGAGCGCCGGGTCCAGGAACTGGCGAATCAGGTTCAGGTGCTCCAGCAGGAGTTGGGCCGGCTGAAGGCGTACACTCGTCCGCGGCTCCCGTGGAAGTTTTGGATCCGGCACCAGATCAAAGTGTTGTTGGACCTGCGCGTGGTGCTCGGGAAGCTCTCGTTCACTGATCCGGTGAAGGTGGTGGGCGTCCCGAAATGGTATCATACCAAACCCGCGCTCAAGAACCCGCCTGTCATCTCGATCGCCACCCCGTCGTACAACCAGGGAGATTTCCTGGAATGCACGATGCGGAGTGTACTCGATCAGGAGTACCCGAAGCTCCAGTACGTCGTGCAGGACGGTGGATCAACGGATAGCACAGCCGGGGTTCTCGCCCAGTACAAGTCCCGCCTGCACCACTGCGAAATGCGTAAGGACCGGGGCCAGTCGCACGCGATCAATCTCGGCCTAGCACACACCGATGGCGAGATCATGGCGTACCTCAACTCGGACGACATCCTGTTGCCCGGGTCGCTTCATGCGGTCGCGAAGTATTTCGAGGACCACCCGGATGTGGACGTCGTGTACGGGCACCGCGTCCTGATTAACCAGCAGGGGGACGAGATCGGGCGGTGGGTGCTGCCCCCGCACGATACCGACGTGCTGAAGTGGGCCGACTACGTGCCGCAGGAAACGATGTTCTGGCGCCGCCGGATTTGGGACAAGGTTGGTGGAATCGATGAGAGTTTCCGGTTCGCGATGGACTGGGATCTGATCTCGCGGTTCGTTGACGCCGGGGCCAAGTTCTACCGGATGCCGCGGTTCCTCGGGGCGTTCCGTATTCACGATTCGTCCAAGACGATGACGGTGGTAAATACCCACGGTCAGGAAGAGATGACGAAGTTGCGCCGGCGCATGCACGGGCGCGACGTGACCCCGCAGGAGATCCAAAAGGGCATTCGTCGCTACCTGGGGTGGCACGTGGTTTACAACCGCTTGTACCGGCTCGGTTTGGTTCGGTACTGA
- a CDS encoding DUF1549 domain-containing protein produces the protein MWGRNLLFIALVTGAAFALRASLFPLYTESRKIKFDSAHTEQDDFRTVVSRVDHSFREDWAEKQIHSAPRANDLAVARRLSLALTGSVPSLEEIRQFELQPPEKRLDGWANHLLRDRRFADYFADRLARAFVGTEDGPLLTYRKRRYISWLGDELFKNTSYAEIVRQMISAQGLNTDAPAVNFIAATFDENKKAPDAEKLAIRVTRAFLGLRIDCAQCHDHFLEPAWKQTHFQALAAFFGQTKHAVTNIADSNKGEYEFEDRVAGGTHEIAPSVPFAPELLPEHGTRRERLASWVTDPSNVYFARAAVNRVWAMMFGRPLLRRVEAQTLDEMSAEQIPPALRILADDFAAHNHDLRRLILLIASTEVFQLDSAAEFEITDTHDDSWAVFPLTRLRPEQVIGNVIQAASVKTINQQSHIFVRATRYFNERDFVKRYGDADDDEFARAHGTIPQRLLMMNGDLVDGKAKDELLSASTQIALFAPNDAAAVETAYLAVLTRRPTQKETEHFTEKLTNATGDERKRLLADLYWVLFNSTELSWNK, from the coding sequence ATGTGGGGCCGCAATCTTCTTTTCATTGCGCTTGTGACGGGAGCGGCGTTCGCGCTGCGAGCAAGCCTGTTCCCGCTGTACACCGAATCGCGCAAGATCAAGTTCGACTCGGCCCACACAGAACAGGATGATTTCCGCACAGTCGTCAGTCGAGTCGATCACTCGTTCCGCGAAGATTGGGCCGAGAAGCAAATTCACTCCGCGCCGCGTGCGAACGACCTCGCAGTCGCGCGCCGGCTGTCACTCGCACTAACGGGTAGCGTTCCGTCGCTAGAAGAGATTCGCCAGTTCGAGTTACAACCGCCCGAAAAACGGCTCGACGGTTGGGCGAATCACCTGCTCCGCGACCGCCGGTTCGCGGACTACTTCGCGGACCGACTCGCTCGAGCCTTCGTCGGCACCGAGGACGGCCCGCTCCTCACGTACCGCAAGCGCCGATACATCTCGTGGCTCGGCGACGAACTTTTTAAGAACACGTCGTATGCCGAAATCGTGCGGCAAATGATCTCGGCTCAGGGGCTGAACACGGACGCGCCCGCCGTCAACTTCATCGCGGCGACGTTCGACGAGAACAAGAAGGCACCGGACGCCGAGAAGCTCGCGATCCGCGTGACGCGCGCGTTCCTCGGACTCCGCATCGATTGCGCCCAGTGCCACGACCACTTCCTGGAGCCCGCGTGGAAGCAAACGCACTTCCAGGCTCTCGCCGCGTTCTTCGGCCAAACGAAGCACGCGGTCACGAACATCGCGGACTCGAACAAAGGCGAGTACGAGTTCGAGGACCGCGTGGCGGGCGGAACGCACGAGATCGCCCCGTCGGTGCCGTTCGCGCCCGAACTGCTCCCGGAGCACGGGACGCGGCGCGAGCGCCTCGCGTCGTGGGTCACCGATCCGAGTAACGTCTACTTCGCCCGCGCCGCGGTGAACCGCGTGTGGGCCATGATGTTCGGCCGCCCGCTCCTGCGACGAGTTGAAGCGCAAACGCTCGATGAGATGAGCGCCGAGCAGATCCCGCCCGCGTTGCGCATTCTGGCGGACGACTTCGCCGCCCACAATCACGACCTGCGCCGACTGATTCTACTCATCGCGTCCACGGAAGTGTTCCAGCTCGACAGCGCGGCCGAGTTCGAGATCACGGACACACACGACGACTCCTGGGCCGTGTTCCCACTTACGCGGTTGCGCCCGGAACAAGTGATCGGTAACGTGATTCAGGCCGCAAGCGTGAAAACGATCAACCAGCAATCGCACATCTTCGTGCGGGCCACGCGGTACTTCAACGAGCGGGACTTCGTCAAGCGTTACGGCGACGCGGACGACGACGAGTTCGCGCGGGCACACGGCACCATCCCGCAGCGCCTCCTGATGATGAACGGCGATCTTGTGGACGGCAAAGCAAAGGACGAGCTCCTCAGCGCGTCCACGCAGATCGCGCTGTTCGCCCCCAACGACGCCGCGGCCGTTGAAACCGCGTACCTGGCCGTACTAACGCGCCGCCCCACACAAAAGGAAACGGAGCACTTCACAGAGAAACTCACCAACGCCACCGGCGACGAACGAAAGCGCCTACTCGCGGACCTGTACTGGGTGCTGTTCAACTCAACCGAGTTGAGCTGGAACAAATGA
- a CDS encoding DUF1553 domain-containing protein, which yields MVLSPPSLQGGGRGVGSSPWDTKHIIRLIVTSATYRQSAKVTPELLERDPDNRLLARGPCYRLPSWMIRDQALAASGLLTPTYGGAPVKTYQPPGIWEEATFGYKRYVQDKGEALYRRSLHVFWRRIIGPTVFFDVANRQTCSVKTMTTNTPLHALVTLNDTTYVEAARALAQLALEKGGATDAERLTFAFRRVTSRKPTEAEQKLLGAALEKQRKLFTADRAPALKLLKVGDSPRNEKLDATEHAALTAVCLMMLNLDETLNK from the coding sequence ATGGTTCTTTCTCCCCCTTCCCTTCAGGGAGGGGGGCGGGGGGTAGGTTCTTCACCCTGGGACACCAAGCACATCATTCGACTCATCGTCACGAGTGCGACCTACCGCCAGTCGGCGAAGGTCACACCAGAGTTGCTCGAACGCGATCCGGACAATCGGCTCCTCGCGCGCGGCCCGTGCTATCGGTTACCGTCGTGGATGATCCGCGATCAGGCTCTCGCCGCGAGCGGCTTGCTCACCCCAACCTACGGCGGGGCGCCGGTCAAAACGTACCAGCCGCCGGGCATTTGGGAGGAAGCAACGTTCGGCTACAAGCGCTACGTTCAAGATAAGGGAGAAGCACTGTACCGGCGCAGCCTGCACGTGTTCTGGCGCCGGATCATCGGACCGACCGTGTTCTTCGATGTCGCGAACCGCCAGACGTGCAGCGTAAAGACCATGACCACCAACACGCCCCTCCACGCGCTCGTCACCCTCAACGACACGACGTATGTAGAAGCGGCCCGCGCGCTGGCGCAACTCGCCCTCGAAAAAGGTGGCGCGACCGACGCGGAGCGCCTAACGTTCGCCTTCCGGCGCGTCACCTCGCGCAAGCCTACCGAGGCCGAACAGAAGTTACTCGGCGCGGCGCTGGAGAAGCAGCGAAAGTTGTTCACAGCGGACCGCGCTCCGGCCCTCAAGCTCCTGAAGGTGGGCGATTCTCCCCGCAACGAAAAGTTGGACGCGACCGAACACGCAGCGCTGACTGCGGTGTGTCTGATGATGCTCAATCTCGATGAGACGCTCAATAAATAA
- a CDS encoding BBP7 family outer membrane beta-barrel protein produces the protein MRITFLAGTLLLATVNAARAQPAADPTPPVSPAPASTLAELTSAPTVMPPVEARPFDMSGPRFWATGDYMLMWYSPMRTVPLIQTVPAAIANTSQATGAVTVFPENNRIDFGAFSGVRAAVGANWDKFGAEVGGFILERKNETGSFFNNGTPVAIAQGYIAAGSGVPTSLYASLPNQYSGGVSAVAQSRLWGVDGNVRRAWYSLLSDSTDILIGFKYIDLQESLVITSPSFFPDGGIVDVRDSIRARNSFYGGYIGFNSRFGGNDRGFGLDLTSKSAIGGVAQRVELVGSNTFVSATGIVDTESGGLYARGLNAGTFTRGKFAYSHDLDLKLTYNFNRWVQVSFGYSLMYLSAVMRPGRAIDPIVNDSNVRFVAQPTPSTLPRPTFAWRSEELVVQGMTFGIRVQY, from the coding sequence ATGCGAATCACGTTCCTCGCCGGAACATTGCTTCTGGCAACGGTTAATGCTGCGCGTGCCCAACCCGCAGCAGATCCCACACCTCCCGTTTCCCCCGCGCCAGCCAGCACACTCGCCGAACTGACGAGCGCACCGACGGTCATGCCCCCGGTCGAAGCGCGACCGTTCGACATGAGCGGCCCGCGCTTCTGGGCGACGGGCGACTACATGCTCATGTGGTACAGCCCAATGCGGACCGTACCGCTCATCCAAACAGTCCCCGCGGCCATCGCGAACACGTCTCAAGCTACCGGCGCTGTCACCGTGTTCCCGGAAAACAATCGAATCGATTTCGGTGCGTTCAGTGGTGTCCGAGCGGCCGTTGGTGCGAACTGGGATAAGTTCGGTGCAGAAGTGGGCGGGTTCATACTGGAGCGGAAAAACGAGACCGGCTCGTTCTTCAACAACGGCACCCCTGTGGCGATTGCTCAGGGGTACATCGCCGCCGGCTCGGGAGTGCCTACCTCACTCTACGCATCGCTCCCCAACCAGTATTCTGGCGGCGTGTCCGCCGTGGCTCAAAGCCGGTTGTGGGGCGTGGACGGCAACGTCCGGCGCGCGTGGTACTCGCTCCTCTCCGACTCGACCGACATTCTCATCGGTTTCAAGTACATCGACCTGCAGGAAAGCCTGGTGATCACCTCTCCCTCCTTCTTCCCGGATGGGGGCATTGTCGACGTGCGCGATTCGATCCGGGCGCGCAACTCGTTTTACGGCGGGTACATCGGCTTCAATAGCCGATTCGGGGGGAACGACCGGGGCTTCGGCCTCGACCTGACCTCGAAGTCGGCGATCGGCGGAGTGGCCCAGCGAGTCGAGCTGGTCGGCTCGAACACCTTCGTCTCGGCGACGGGCATAGTCGATACCGAATCGGGCGGCCTGTACGCCCGGGGGCTGAACGCCGGAACGTTCACGCGCGGGAAGTTCGCGTATTCACACGACTTGGACCTGAAGCTCACCTACAACTTCAACCGGTGGGTGCAAGTGTCGTTCGGGTACTCGCTGATGTACTTGAGCGCGGTGATGCGCCCGGGGCGCGCGATCGACCCGATCGTGAACGACAGCAACGTGCGGTTCGTCGCCCAACCGACGCCGAGCACCCTTCCCCGCCCGACCTTCGCGTGGCGGTCCGAGGAACTCGTCGTTCAGGGCATGACCTTCGGCATCCGCGTGCAGTATTGA
- a CDS encoding TIGR02996 domain-containing protein — protein sequence MLVVWTTDGLYGIWFGRAATVLRVGSSGDAERAFDTVRGTLTRQGVEFPLHGECGAPGARYGCGLPTSSFQGDQLAFDPAGRLVGIATVEGARIPVADPPRPGKWSASGFSADGRYLIIADEWDVRLFRYAPPKGVPARKHSVDQLALLRAIAAAPDDDTPRLVYANWLQENAQPERAEFIRLQCVHARRLRAGKLFAGEEREQELLSRFGDVWQAEYPVIRGVTWSGFWRGFPGVAVPNAATLARNAAAIWDAAPVESVVIQKMDLKSVTALAKSPFLNRLRGLELRNYRVDSEPLHALLSNAALSGLWWFAFGGNTCLDSSAVEVIASSESLRNIEMLTLRWCRITDLGALALVASPHLNNLRDLDLTGNELTGEVPSALRKRFPGVRF from the coding sequence ATGCTCGTCGTGTGGACAACTGACGGGTTGTACGGAATCTGGTTCGGTCGTGCGGCGACGGTGCTCCGCGTGGGTAGCTCCGGCGACGCGGAACGGGCGTTCGACACGGTGAGAGGCACGTTGACTCGGCAGGGCGTGGAATTCCCTCTGCACGGTGAGTGCGGCGCGCCGGGGGCTCGGTACGGTTGCGGGCTACCCACGAGTTCGTTTCAGGGCGACCAACTTGCGTTCGATCCCGCGGGGCGATTAGTTGGAATTGCTACGGTCGAAGGGGCGCGCATTCCAGTTGCCGATCCCCCGCGACCCGGGAAGTGGTCCGCGAGTGGCTTTTCGGCCGACGGTCGTTACCTCATCATTGCGGACGAGTGGGACGTCCGGCTCTTTCGTTACGCTCCGCCGAAGGGCGTTCCGGCGCGCAAACACTCGGTCGATCAGCTCGCACTACTTCGCGCGATCGCGGCCGCGCCGGACGATGATACGCCCCGTTTGGTGTACGCGAACTGGCTCCAAGAAAATGCCCAACCCGAGCGCGCCGAATTCATTCGCTTGCAGTGTGTCCACGCCCGTCGGTTGCGTGCGGGGAAGCTGTTCGCGGGTGAGGAGCGTGAACAGGAGTTGCTCTCGCGCTTCGGCGACGTGTGGCAAGCCGAGTACCCGGTCATTCGGGGTGTTACGTGGTCGGGTTTTTGGCGCGGGTTCCCGGGCGTCGCGGTGCCGAACGCGGCGACGCTTGCGCGGAACGCGGCTGCAATTTGGGACGCTGCGCCCGTCGAATCCGTCGTGATTCAGAAAATGGATTTGAAAAGTGTAACCGCACTCGCGAAATCTCCGTTCTTGAACCGGCTCCGCGGGCTCGAACTGCGCAACTACAGAGTGGATTCCGAACCGCTCCACGCGCTCTTGAGTAATGCCGCGTTAAGTGGTTTGTGGTGGTTCGCGTTCGGGGGAAACACGTGCCTCGATTCGTCCGCGGTTGAGGTGATTGCGTCGAGTGAATCTCTTCGGAACATCGAAATGTTAACTCTGCGCTGGTGCAGGATCACGGATCTCGGCGCGCTGGCGCTGGTCGCGTCTCCCCACTTGAACAATCTCCGCGATCTCGATCTGACAGGTAATGAACTGACCGGCGAAGTGCCTTCCGCGCTGCGCAAACGGTTCCCCGGTGTACGGTTCTGA
- a CDS encoding DUF1501 domain-containing protein, with the protein MNPLLPHFNRRHFIATAGASSLAWLTPLGTALARAAEKERATAKSVIVLWMGGGPSQLETFDPKPGTDIAAGTKAISTSVKGVQLAAGLEQLADQMQHVALVRSLWSKEGDHERGTYALKTGYRPDATVTHPSLGAIVCHDLPNKNVDIPRHVSIMPNEWPARGGVLGAQFDAFKVYDPKDSVPDVTPHVSPERFEQRLGDLKVVEEAFAKGRGKRVEATGHKDTMDRARKMMSSDQLKAFDVSREPAAVRKEYGDTPFGRGCLAARRLIEVGVRCVEVTLAGWDSHANNHEITARLKGELDPAFAALLRDLTNRGTLKDTIVLCVGESGRTPQLNALGGRDHWPHNFTAALAGGGIKGGAVVGESDPAGGKEPKDKRAAADLHATVLKALGIDWEKTLRSPIGRTFARSEGKPIEAILS; encoded by the coding sequence GTGAACCCGCTTCTTCCGCACTTCAATCGCCGTCACTTCATCGCGACCGCCGGCGCCTCCTCCCTCGCGTGGCTCACACCGCTAGGTACGGCACTGGCCCGCGCCGCAGAGAAGGAACGCGCCACTGCAAAATCCGTAATCGTGCTGTGGATGGGTGGCGGCCCGAGTCAACTGGAAACGTTCGACCCGAAGCCGGGAACGGACATCGCCGCTGGCACCAAAGCGATCAGCACTTCGGTCAAAGGGGTGCAGCTCGCGGCCGGTCTCGAACAACTCGCGGACCAGATGCAGCACGTCGCGCTGGTGCGATCACTCTGGAGCAAAGAGGGTGATCACGAGCGCGGCACATACGCGCTGAAAACCGGCTACCGCCCCGACGCGACCGTGACGCACCCGTCACTCGGGGCGATCGTGTGTCACGACCTGCCGAACAAGAACGTCGACATTCCCCGGCACGTGTCCATCATGCCGAACGAGTGGCCCGCACGCGGCGGGGTGCTCGGCGCCCAGTTCGATGCGTTCAAAGTGTACGACCCAAAGGACAGCGTGCCGGACGTAACCCCACACGTTTCCCCGGAGCGCTTCGAGCAGCGCCTCGGAGACCTCAAAGTGGTGGAGGAAGCCTTCGCAAAGGGGCGCGGAAAACGTGTCGAAGCGACCGGCCACAAGGACACGATGGACCGCGCTCGCAAGATGATGAGTTCCGACCAGCTCAAAGCGTTCGACGTGTCGCGCGAACCCGCTGCGGTTCGCAAGGAATACGGCGACACACCGTTCGGGCGCGGGTGCCTGGCCGCGCGGCGGTTGATCGAAGTCGGAGTGCGGTGCGTTGAAGTGACGCTCGCCGGGTGGGACAGTCACGCGAACAACCACGAGATCACCGCTCGATTAAAGGGCGAACTCGACCCCGCGTTCGCGGCGCTGCTTCGCGATCTCACGAACCGCGGCACACTGAAGGACACGATCGTGCTGTGCGTCGGTGAGTCCGGGCGCACGCCGCAACTCAACGCGCTCGGGGGCCGCGACCACTGGCCCCACAACTTCACCGCGGCGCTGGCGGGTGGGGGCATTAAGGGCGGTGCCGTTGTGGGCGAAAGCGACCCCGCCGGCGGAAAGGAGCCAAAGGACAAGCGCGCCGCGGCCGACCTGCACGCGACCGTCCTCAAGGCCCTCGGCATCGATTGGGAAAAGACACTCCGCAGCCCGATCGGGCGCACGTTCGCGCGCAGTGAGGGCAAGCCCATCGAGGCGATCCTGAGTTGA